The proteins below come from a single Torulaspora delbrueckii CBS 1146 chromosome 5, complete genome genomic window:
- the RTT103 gene encoding Rtt103p (similar to Saccharomyces cerevisiae RTT103 (YDR289C); ancestral locus Anc_5.300): MSFSAEQFVNKLNTLEDSQESIASASKWLLSQYREANQVAECWKNYVAKKNVNTRRKLLAIYLANHVVQQAKAKKIGNFQDAFGTVCAEVMREVYPGLPRDLKKKVKRVADIWTERAIFSKDVLKNIQASMKAEGPSIDGETLPSNLKELAATYSGMTKVEHNKHAIRMRFDKAVESLDPSSVVYEENLKTVTKIGQSAKDATSQSIKMRETRVQTLEKLLREEESLLDEERNSMSEIEIILRSKDPTNINQEEEDQDLLPTYVAGNDDDDESDSSVNEDDGDNIKDLPIVVKRQNETANLDELENKRIKLPSEEPTNNDQEEYEPQTLVPDQNGPGFEGSPAVTSSIQDLLSKLAN; the protein is encoded by the coding sequence ATGTCATTCTCAGCTGAACAGTTTGTCAACAAGCTTAACACTTTAGAAGACTCTCAGGAATCAATTGCTAGTGCTTCCAAATGGTTACTATCTCAGTATCGAGAAGCTAATCAAGTGGCAGAATGCTGGAAAAATTACgttgcaaagaagaatgtTAATACTCGAAGAAAGCTTCTGGCCATATACCTAGCTAATCATGTCGTTCAACAGGCGAAggcgaagaagattggcaactttcaagatgCCTTTGGTACTGTTTGTGCAGAGGTAATGAGAGAAGTCTATCCTGGTCTACCTAgagacttgaagaagaaggtgaaaaggGTGGCAGACATTTGGACTGAGAGAGCAATTTTTTCGAAAGATGTTTTAAAGAATATACAGGCTAGTATGAAGGCCGAAGGTCCATCGATAGACGGTGAAACATTACCTTCGAACTTAAAAGAACTAGCTGCGACTTACTCGGGAATGACAAAAGTAGAACATAACAAGCATGCTATAAGGATGAGATTCGATAAGGCTGTGGAATCTCTGGATCCTTCAAGTGTTGTGTATGaggagaatttgaaaactGTGACTAAAATTGGCCAGTCAGCTAAAGATGCTACGTCTCAATCAATAAAAATGAGGGAAACTCGAGTGCAGACCTTGGAAAAACTGCTAAGGGAGGAAGAGTCGCTTTTGGATGAGGAAAGAAACTCGATGAGCGAGATTGAAATAATTTTACGTTCAAAGGATCCCACTAACATTAatcaggaagaagaagatcaggATTTACTACCAACATACGTGGCTGGcaatgatgacgatgatgagagCGATAGCAGCgtgaatgaagatgacggCGACAATATCAAAGATTTACCAATAGTAGTCAAGAGGCAAAATGAAACCGCAAACCTTGATGAGCTAGAAAACAAAAGAATTAAACTACCATCTGAGGAACCGACCAACAACGATCAAGAGGAATACGAGCCCCAGACTCTTGTACCAGATCAGAACGGTCCTGGCTTCGAAGGTTCCCCCGCCGTTACTTCCAGCATACAGGATCTACTAAGCAAGCTTGCAAATTAA
- the SRB2 gene encoding Srb2p (similar to Saccharomyces cerevisiae SRB2 (YHR041C); ancestral locus Anc_5.299), whose protein sequence is MRKTAVIFIERASPATLTDFKDALSDSLLAFLEPWSVDFRTYRCLIKNLPEGTSKLMCSITFSHHEKRTVLIKDKTALVTTSAPHDVPKDLVANVCCAGTPESIDNILASRLSNIWTQRQSIKGEAGETFETTGMLVRAANLFSYTGFKGLLIELTSNENATSEQFRANVERIRNLLQGIGMKDAKISGELLDPSKSNYISDLAYQYVRVLEF, encoded by the exons ATGCGTAAGACAGC TGTGATATTCATCGAGAGAGCCTCTCCAGCGACATTGActgatttcaaagatgcaCTATCGGATAGTTTATTAGCATTTCTAGAACCTTGGTCAGTCGATTTCAGAACTTACAGAtgtttgatcaaaaacCTGCCTGAAGGCACATCAAAATTGATGTGCTCGATAACCTTTTCCCATCATGAAAAGAGAACCGTTTTAATAAAGGACAAAACTGCACTTGTGACTACGTCGGCTCCCCATGACGTTCCCAAAGATCTTGTAGCCAACGTATGCTGTGCAGGAACTCCTGAATCAATTGACAATATTCTCGCGAGTAGGCTTTCTAATATCTGGACCCAGAGACAGAGCATCAAAGGTGAAGCAGGCGAAACTTTCGAAACGACTGGAATGTTAGTGAGAGCAGCCAATTTGTTCAGTTACACAGGCTTCAAAGGGCTTCTAATTGAATTGACTTCCAATGAGAATGCCACCAGTGAGCAATTCAGAGCGAACGTTGAAAGGATACGAAACCTTTTACAAGGAATTGGTATGAAGGATGCCAAAATCTCTGGAGAACTTCTGGACCCTTCAAAGAGTAATTATATATCTGATTTGGCGTACCAGTATGTCCGTGTATTAGAATTTTGA
- the HRQ1 gene encoding ATP-dependent 3'-5' DNA helicase (similar to Saccharomyces cerevisiae YDR291W; ancestral locus Anc_5.301) encodes MEDQLPSVKRVKHNPDDKDFSELKSFFFRLNTIYTFLSCRKHIVPTFDTLKKPIEASLKRPVSELDFAKIVALLPRDCTFKYIDENQIITETKVFDFNNGGFQQKENDIYELKDVENEFADAPSTQILLFEFVDGVMSYSWTSGNKNTRVRLPDYTTEEMKKMISKRKAAFENTVDSFIENCKLQGLEPMKELTSMATALLPKKKDYEDPIEAMMNSKDKKNDSEKVIIDEETGLERPTIEGMLKDLQSSEMYNHQIKEHFIIPEKTARYANLDFELAPEVYQALEHERFYVHQANAINAIHNGENTIIATSTSSGKSLIYQLSAIDHLLKDPESTFMYIFPTKALAQDQKRSFVALASRIPELSNVIVDTYDGDTEPEKRVFIRKHARIIFTNPDMIHASLMPNHPNWRHFLYNLKLVVVDELHTYKGLFGSHVALVMRRLMRLCRYFYENEKVQFVSCSATLKQPAEHSKHIFGIDSVSLINEDGAPQGMKHLVIWNPPTLSQHERKRENFIQESAKILIQLIMKNVRTIAFCYVRRVCELLMKEVRRLLEELGREDLLTEIMSYRGGYAASDRRKIERELFHGNLRAVISTNALELGVDIGGLDCVLMCGFPLSMANFHQQSGRAGRRNKDSLTLVVASDAPLDQHYVAHPQILLDSTDPESYQELVLDFDNMLILEGHIQCAAFELPINIDRDKEYFKEVHLKKICHERLNYNSDGYHTHNRFLPWPAKMVSLRGGEEDQFAVVDITNGRNRIIEEVETSRTSFTLYDGGIFIHQGCPYLVKEFNPDERYATVQRVNVDWVTSQRDFTDVDPDEIELVRSLKASDTPVYFGKIRITIIVFGFFKMDKYKRIIDAVETHNPPVLIDAKGLWIDIPKRALEICESKSLSLAGGVHSAQHGIMGQLPRFVVAGVDEIQTECKAPEKEFAERQTKRKRPARLIFYDSHGGKYGSGLSVKAFEHIDDLMDGTIQRLEDCPCKDGCPECVLAGHCKENNFVFSKRAALILLHCIMGHDESTFVERIPDGPESGMPQIKVETVVPVAEHVNFASDFQIVDIKDSTDDVTDGDSIVKLEKDQE; translated from the coding sequence ATGGAAGACCAGCTGCCGAGTGTGAAGAGAGTAAAGCATAACCcagatgataaagatttCAGTGagctgaagagttttttCTTTCGACTGAATACAATTTACACATTTTTGTCCTGTAGAAAGCACATTGTGCCTACTTTTGATACTCTGAAGAAGCCTATTGAGGCCTCGTTGAAGAGGCCTGTTTCAGAACTtgattttgccaagataGTTGCCTTATTACCAAGGGATTGCACCTTCAAATATATCGACGAGAACCAGATTATCACCGAAACTAAGGtatttgatttcaacaatgGAGGCTTTCAACAGAAGGAGAACGATATTTATGAGCTGAAAGATGTGGAGAACGAATTTGCTGATGCACCATCCACGCAGATACTACTTTTCGAGTTTGTAGATGGAGTGATGTCTTACTCTTGGACATCTGGAAACAAGAATACGCGAGTTAGATTGCCTGATTATACTACCgaagagatgaagaaaatgatatCAAAAAGAAAGGCAGCATTTGAAAATACTGTAGATTCTTTTATCGAAAACTGCAAATTACAAGGGTTGGAACCCATGAAAGAGCTGACTTCGATGGCTACTGCACTATTGCCGAAAAAGAAGGACTACGAAGATCCCATCGAAgcaatgatgaattctAAAGACAAGAAAAATGACAGTGAAAAGGTGATCATAGATGAGGAAACTGGACTCGAGAGGCCAACGATTGAAGGAATGTTGAAGGACCTACAAAGTAGTGAAATGTACAATCATCAAATAAAAGAGCATTTTATCATTCCTGAAAAAACCGCAAGATATGCAAATTTGGACTTTGAACTGGCACCTGAGGTGTACCAGGCTTTGGAGCACGAACGGTTTTATGTCCATCAGGCAAATGCAATTAACGCAATACATAATGGCGAGAATACAATCATAGCAACGTCCACGTCTTCAGGTAAATCTTTGATATACCAATTGTCTGCCATTGATCACCTCTTGAAAGATCCTGAGTCTACCTTTATGTACATCTTCCCGACTAAAGCCCTTGCGCAGGACCAAAAGAGATCTTTCGTTGCATTAGCTTCCAGAATTCCAGAACTTTCGAATGTAATTGTGGATACTTATGATGGGGATACTGAGCCGGAAAAGAGAGTGTTCATACGTAAGCATGCTCGAATTATCTTCACAAATCCGGATATGATTCATGCCAGCCTGATGCCCAATCATCCAAATTGGCGACATTTCCTTTATAATTTAAAGTTAGTTGTTGTGGATGAATTGCATACCTACAAAGGTTTGTTTGGATCTCATGTAGCTCTAGTCATGAGGAGATTGATGCGGCTCTGCAGGTACTTTtatgaaaatgaaaaggTTCAATTTGTCTCTTGTTCTGCAACGTTGAAACAGCCGGCGGAGCATTCTAAGCACATCTTTGGGATTGATTCAGTGAGTCTCATAAATGAGGATGGTGCGCCCCAAGGGATGAAGCATCTAGTCATATGGAACCCACCAACTTTATCCCAGCACGAAAGGAAAAGAGAGAATttcattcaagaaagtgctAAGATACTGATACAGTTGATTATGAAAAACGTTCGAACCATTGCATTTTGCTATGTTCGTCGTGTATGTGAGCTGCTCATGAAAGAAGTACGACGGCTTCTCGAAGAGTTGGGTCGAGAAGATCTTTTAACCGAAATCATGTCATATAGAGGTGGTTATGCTGCCTCTGATAGACGTAAGATTGAACGTGAACTTTTCCATGGAAATTTGAGAGCTGTCATATCAACTAATGCGCTGGAGCTTGGTGTTGATATTGGGGGACTGGACTGCGTGTTAATGTGCGGATTTCCTTTATCCATGGCAAACTTTCATCAGCAAAGTGGTAGAGCAGGCCGTAGAAATAAAGATTCATTGACGCTAGTGGTCGCAAGCGATGCTCCTTTGGACCAGCATTACGTGGCGCACCCTCAAATTTTATTAGATAGCACTGACCCCGAGTCATATCAAGAGCTggttcttgattttgacAACATGTTGATCTTGGAGGGTCACATCCAATGCGCAGCTTTTGAGTTACCCATTAACATCGACAGAGACAAAGAATATTTTAAAGAAGtgcatttgaaaaagatctGCCACGAGAGGCTCAACTACAACTCCGATGGTTACCACACTCACAATAGATTTTTACCTTGGCCTGCCAAAATGGTTTCATTGCGTGgcggtgaagaagatcagtTTGCCGTGGTCGACATTACTAATGGAAGAAATAGGATCATTGAGGAGGTAGAGACATCAAGAACGAGTTTTACTCTCTATGATGGTGGCATTTTTATTCATCAAGGTTGCCCATATCTAGTGAAAGAGTTCAATCCCGACGAGCGATATGCCACTGTTCAAAGGGTCAATGTGGATTGGGTGACAagtcaaagagattttaCTGATGTCGATCCGGATGAAATTGAGTTGGTGAGATCACTCAAAGCGAGTGATACACCCGTttactttggaaaaatcAGAATAACAATCATCgtttttggcttcttcaagatggACAAGTATAAGAGAATTATTGATGCTGTAGAGACTCACAACCCTCCGGTGCTTATTGATGCAAAGGGTTTGTGGATTGATATCCCAAAGAGAGCTTTAGAGATTTGTGAATCTAAGAGCTTGAGCTTGGCTGGTGGGGTACACTCGGCTCAGCATGGTATTATGGGACAACTACCGAggtttgttgttgctggTGTTGATGAGATCCAGACTGAGTGTAAAGCACCAGAGAAAGAATTCGCTGAGAGACAAACGAAAAGAAAGCGTCCAGCTAGGCTGATATTTTATGACTCTCATGGTGGTAAATATGGTTCTGGTTTGTCAGTTAAGGCTTTTGAACATATTGATGACTTGATGGATGGTACTATTCAACGCCTGGAAGATTGTCCATGTAAGGACGGTTGTCCTGAATGTGTATTGGCAGGTCATTGTAAGGAAAACAATTTTGTCTTCTCTAAGAGAGCCGCGCTTATCCTGCTGCACTGCATTATGGGTCATGACGAGTCTACTTTCGTAGAAAGAATACCAGACGGTCCTGAGAGTGGCATGCCTCAAATTAAGGTGGAAACGGTGGTACCGGTAGCAGAGCATGTCAATTTTGCTTCAGATTTTCAGATAGTTGATATCAAAGATTCGACAGATGATGTCACTGATGGTGATAGTATAGTTAAATTGGAGAAGGATCAAGAATGA
- the SRP101 gene encoding Signal recognition particle receptor subunit alpha (similar to Saccharomyces cerevisiae SRP101 (YDR292C); ancestral locus Anc_5.302): MFEQFCIFTPQGDVIYQFNCAGKKFLESQINRFLSQYITSPAPNEETYKKYNLLSVSGGLSGPGVQGPRGFSAMFHISKQPELYYVVTYAEQSLQLNEEAAEILRLSISLWNSLNVNEEIVRNLSGRGSKNEHNFTDVVDGLDKDIETFDKYLKVKYEEFMGKFDVKNTELAEASLRKKAINSKGKKKSTGGGQKGRRWGRDGTMEETGSSDASGLDFSEAGSASSSNIALVDKDALGNRTKDGEFLIKEIDDLLTSQTDITKSTVQVGNVNSAFGFLKKHLLGNKTITESDLTSVLDKLRQKLMTKNVAPEAADFLAQKVSRDLVGSKTANWTSVENTARESLTRALTQILTPGVSVDLLHEIQRKTSKKDSDGKKNPYVFSVVGVNGVGKSTNLSKLAFWLLQNNFNVLIVACDTFRSGAVEQLRVHVENLAQLTDESHVRGSKNKRGKSGNDHVELFEAGYGGSDLVTKIAKQAIKYAKDQNFDIVLMDTAGRRHNDPTLMSPLKSFAEQANPDKIIMVGEALVGTDSVQQAKNFNNAFGKVRNLDFFIVSKCDTVGDMLGTMVNMVYATGIPILFVGVGQTYTDLRTLSVKWAVDILMS, encoded by the coding sequence ATGTTCGAGCAGTTCTGCATTTTCACTCCTCAGGGGGATGTCATTTACCAGTTCAATTGCGCAGGTAAAAAGTTTTTAGAGTCCCAGATCAATAGGTTCCTATCGCAGTATATTACGTCTCCAGCTCCTAATGAAGAGACCTATAAGAAGTATAACTTGCTAAGTGTCAGTGGTGGATTGAGTGGGCCAGGTGTACAGGGTCCTCGTGGATTTAGCGCGATGTTTCACATATCGAAACAGCCAGAATTGTACTACGTAGTGACTTATGCTGAACAATCACTGCAGCtgaatgaagaagcagcagaaaTTCTGAGGTTATCTATTTCCTTATGGAACTCTTTGAATGtgaatgaagaaattgtgaGAAACCTCTCCGGTAGAGGCTCTAAGAACGAGCATAATTTCACAGATGTAGTTGATGGACTTGACAAGGACATCGAAACTTTTGATAAATATTTGAAGGTCAAGTATGAAGAGTTTATGGGAAAATTCGATGTCAAAAATACTGAACTTGCTGAAGCTAGTCTCAGGAAAAAGGCCATCAACAGCaaaggcaagaagaaatcaacagGGGGAGGTCAAAAAGGTAGAAGATGGGGTCGTGATGGGACTATGGAGGAGACCGGCTCTAGCGATGCATCGGGGTTGGATTTCTCCGAGGCCGGTAGTGCTTCGTCCAGTAATATTGCCTTGGTGGATAAAGATGCTCTAGGCAACAGAACAAAGGATGGCGAGTTTCTCATCAAGGAGATTGACGATCTTCTGACAAGCCAAACGGACATCACTAAATCTACCGTTCAAGTGGGAAATGTGAACTCAGCATTTGGTTTCCTGAAAAAGCATTTACTAGGTAATAAGACAATCACAGAAAGCGACTTAACTTCGGTTCTAGATAAGCTAAGACAGAAGCTAATGACTAAAAACGTGGCTCCTGAAGCAGCAGACTTTCTAGCTCAAAAAGTTTCTCGTGATCTTGTGGGATCTAAGACAGCCAATTGGACCAGCGTAGAGAACACTGCTCGTGAGTCTTTGACTAGGGCTCTCACGCAAATTTTGACACCAGGAGTTTCAGTCGATCTACTGCATgagattcaaagaaagacaagcaagaaagattcagaTGGTAAGAAGAACCCTTACGTTTTTTCAGTTGTTGGTGTGAACGGTGTCGGTAAATCCACAAACTTATCCAAACTGGCGTTCTGGCTTCTACAAAATAACTTCAATGTCCTCATTGTGGCGTGCGATACTTTCAGATCTGGTGCTGTCGAGCAGTTGAGAGTTCATGTGGAAAACCTAGCACAATTAACCGACGAATCTCATGTCCGCGGCTCCAAGAATAAAAGAGGTAAATCTGGTAACGATCATGTTGAGCTATTTGAAGCGGGTTACGGTGGATCAGATTTGGTCACAAAAATAGCCAAGCAAGCCATAAAGTATGCCAAGGATCAAAACTTTGACATTGTTCTTATGGACACTGCCGGTAGAAGACACAACGATCCAACATTAATGTCGCCTTTGAAGTCTTTCGCTGAACAGGCAAACCCTGACAAGATTATTATGGTCGGTGAGGCATTGGTGGGGACTGACTCGGTTCAACAAGCtaaaaacttcaacaaTGCATTCGGTAAGGTCAGGAATCTCGATTTTTTCATCGTATCTAAATGTGATACCGTGGGTGATATGTTGGGAACAATGGTTAACATGGTCTATGCGACCGGCATACCTATCTTATTTGTCGGTGTTGGGCAAACTTACACAGATCTACGAACCTTAAGTGTCAAATGGGCCGTGGACATCTTGATGTCATAG